From the Gordonia bronchialis DSM 43247 genome, one window contains:
- a CDS encoding acyl-CoA dehydrogenase family protein, with protein sequence MAINLELPKKFDSTVERTHLAAEHIFRPITRKYDKAEHEYPVELDELGKLAKQNRGAEKSADGKKAADDAPSVNGANLRSLIAAREMSWGDVGLFLTIPGQGLGNAAIAAVANDEQLERFGDVWAAMAITEPSFGSDSAAVSTTATADGDDYLINGEKIFVTAGSRADHVVVWATLDKSLGRAAIKSFVVPMDTEGVTVARLEHKLGIKASDTAVVRFENARVPKENLLGSPEIDTKKAFGGVMQTFDNTRPVVAAMAVGLGRASLEELRRILEDAGHTIDYDKPAAAQHASVCEFIRIESDWEASWLHTLRAAWMADNKQPNSAEASMSKAKAGRMVTELTNKAVEVGGTAGFSETSLLEKWARDAKILDIFEGTQQIQQLIIARRVLGKSSADLK encoded by the coding sequence ATGGCGATCAACCTGGAGCTCCCGAAGAAGTTCGATTCGACGGTCGAGCGCACCCACCTCGCGGCCGAACACATCTTCCGGCCCATCACCCGCAAGTACGACAAGGCCGAGCATGAGTATCCCGTCGAGCTCGATGAACTGGGGAAACTGGCCAAACAGAATCGTGGTGCCGAGAAGTCCGCGGACGGCAAGAAGGCCGCAGACGACGCCCCGTCGGTCAACGGCGCCAACCTGCGGTCGCTGATCGCCGCACGCGAGATGAGCTGGGGTGACGTCGGGCTCTTCTTGACCATCCCCGGCCAGGGACTGGGGAACGCGGCGATTGCGGCCGTCGCCAACGACGAACAACTCGAGCGGTTCGGTGATGTGTGGGCGGCGATGGCGATCACCGAACCCAGTTTCGGGTCGGATTCCGCGGCAGTCTCGACCACCGCGACCGCCGACGGTGACGACTACCTGATCAACGGCGAGAAGATCTTCGTCACCGCAGGCTCACGCGCCGATCACGTCGTGGTGTGGGCGACTCTCGACAAGAGCCTGGGCCGCGCGGCGATCAAGAGCTTCGTCGTACCGATGGACACCGAGGGCGTGACCGTGGCGCGGCTCGAGCACAAACTCGGCATCAAGGCGTCGGACACCGCGGTAGTGCGCTTCGAGAATGCGCGCGTTCCCAAAGAGAACCTCCTCGGCTCGCCGGAGATCGACACCAAGAAGGCTTTCGGCGGTGTCATGCAGACCTTCGACAACACGCGTCCCGTCGTGGCCGCGATGGCCGTCGGACTCGGACGGGCCTCGCTCGAGGAGCTGCGTCGGATCCTCGAGGACGCCGGTCACACCATCGACTACGACAAGCCGGCCGCGGCACAGCATGCCTCGGTATGCGAGTTCATCCGCATCGAGTCGGATTGGGAAGCTTCGTGGTTGCACACCCTGCGTGCGGCGTGGATGGCCGACAACAAGCAACCGAACTCAGCCGAGGCGTCGATGTCGAAGGCCAAAGCCGGACGCATGGTCACCGAGCTCACCAACAAGGCAGTGGAAGTCGGTGGCACAGCAGGCTTCTCGGAGACATCGCTGCTGGAGAAGTGGGCCCGTGACGCCAAGATCCTCGACATCTTCGAGGGAACCCAGCAGATCCAGCAACTGATCATCGCGCGCCGCGTCCTCGGGAAGTCGAGCGCCGACCTCAAGTAG
- a CDS encoding HNH endonuclease signature motif containing protein, whose protein sequence is MSDQTQPQSPAAELVAQLHALTDRLQAVDLAVCSDEELVEVAAAQERAITRLTFAGDRQLVEITERDLPRQMGFRSVPNFFNQRLRISNPQRRRTQLAATASMRQLTGDSCEPKFPVLAEAFAAGAVGTGHITTVLSVLDQIPAAVPYDKRVAAERQMVDIATEFTPDEIGTAGQRLLGHLDPDGTLTDETDRARRRGIWIGKTRADGTAHLSGTVTPELAARLSMMMAVFGQPGLNNPDDPDAPAGAHEHADADQLAEAVQRDLRTPTQRNHDALNAALEAMFADGTLGTSHRGLPVQLIIKADLSDLIAEAGFGVSATNTLLPMADVIRLAAQVQPWLAVFEDSTPVPLFFGKGKRFATQAQRMVNFARPDGHVCSAHGCDQAAAYLEMHHAQLDWADGGLTDIVDMTGACPKHNRMVGPNPGQYTTRMIGDGPDRGRCGWRLNTHPGAPPNPERVNRGPDIAAGYRRHLEQVRAEIYGPPGDDPRPGTDDTTGSIVGPSALPADRAAIDEQVRELARLQLRQTINPDSGVENRLAALLETHLGLTNQLRS, encoded by the coding sequence ATGAGCGACCAGACCCAACCACAGTCACCGGCCGCTGAGCTGGTCGCACAGCTGCATGCCCTGACCGACCGACTTCAGGCCGTCGACCTCGCCGTCTGCTCCGACGAGGAACTGGTCGAGGTCGCCGCCGCCCAGGAACGTGCGATCACCCGCCTGACCTTTGCCGGGGATCGTCAGTTGGTGGAGATCACCGAGCGTGATCTGCCCCGCCAGATGGGGTTTCGGTCGGTGCCCAATTTCTTCAACCAGCGTCTGCGGATCTCGAATCCGCAGCGCCGCCGCACCCAGTTGGCCGCGACGGCCTCGATGCGGCAACTCACGGGTGATAGCTGTGAGCCGAAGTTCCCGGTGCTGGCCGAGGCGTTCGCCGCTGGGGCGGTCGGGACCGGGCACATCACCACGGTGTTGAGTGTGCTGGACCAGATTCCCGCGGCTGTGCCCTACGACAAGCGTGTTGCCGCCGAACGGCAGATGGTCGACATCGCCACCGAGTTCACGCCCGACGAGATCGGCACCGCCGGTCAGCGTTTGTTGGGGCATCTCGACCCCGATGGCACCCTGACCGATGAGACCGATCGGGCGCGGCGGCGCGGGATCTGGATCGGTAAGACCCGCGCGGATGGCACCGCGCACCTGTCGGGGACGGTGACTCCGGAATTGGCGGCGCGGCTGTCGATGATGATGGCCGTGTTCGGTCAACCCGGGTTGAACAATCCCGACGACCCCGACGCGCCGGCCGGTGCGCATGAACACGCTGATGCCGACCAGCTTGCCGAGGCGGTGCAACGCGACCTGCGCACCCCCACCCAACGCAACCACGACGCCCTCAATGCGGCACTGGAAGCCATGTTTGCCGACGGGACGTTGGGCACCTCGCATCGTGGTCTGCCGGTGCAGCTGATCATCAAAGCCGACCTGTCGGACCTGATCGCCGAGGCCGGGTTCGGGGTGAGCGCCACCAACACGCTGCTGCCCATGGCTGATGTCATCCGATTGGCGGCGCAGGTGCAGCCGTGGTTGGCCGTGTTCGAGGACTCGACGCCGGTCCCGTTGTTTTTCGGGAAAGGCAAACGGTTTGCCACCCAAGCCCAGCGCATGGTGAACTTCGCGCGCCCCGACGGGCATGTGTGCTCGGCCCACGGTTGTGATCAGGCGGCGGCATATCTGGAAATGCATCACGCCCAACTGGATTGGGCCGATGGCGGACTCACCGATATCGTGGACATGACCGGGGCGTGTCCGAAACACAATCGGATGGTGGGCCCCAATCCCGGGCAGTACACCACCCGCATGATCGGTGATGGGCCCGACCGCGGCCGGTGTGGGTGGCGCCTGAACACTCACCCCGGGGCACCCCCGAATCCGGAACGGGTCAATCGCGGGCCCGACATCGCCGCCGGCTACCGCCGCCACCTGGAACAGGTGCGGGCCGAGATCTACGGCCCACCTGGCGATGACCCACGCCCCGGCACTGATGACACCACCGGCAGCATCGTCGGGCCGTCGGCCCTGCCTGCCGATCGGGCTGCGATCGACGAGCAAGTTCGCGAACTGGCCCGCCTCCAACTCCGCCAGACCATCAACCCCGATTCCGGTGTGGAGAACCGGCTCGCCGCACTCCTCGAAACCCACCTCGGACTCACCAACCAGCTGCGCTCGTGA
- a CDS encoding DUF4129 domain-containing protein: protein MSTVHAVAAGLSPDNEQARDWARDELSKREYQPQEPNWLTRTAERVMDWFSDTFSGLGDVSQPLTIIFWILVAAVVTAIIIYVARFVRRTPRSKPSEVDFEQSVLGGKPSSAKQFREQARTALAAGDLDGCVVAATRALTRRAFERRLLDDAPSLTAHEVASRLTTRFPAHADELRSCTDLFDAIVYGDRHATVEQARAVLELEDEISSAKPATGTDAEAGRFAVPR, encoded by the coding sequence ATGAGCACGGTTCACGCGGTGGCTGCCGGACTGTCACCGGATAACGAGCAGGCCCGCGACTGGGCGCGCGACGAACTGTCCAAGCGCGAATATCAACCGCAAGAACCGAATTGGCTGACCCGTACCGCGGAACGGGTGATGGACTGGTTCTCCGACACGTTCTCCGGGCTCGGAGATGTTTCCCAACCGCTGACGATCATCTTCTGGATCCTCGTCGCCGCCGTCGTGACCGCCATCATCATCTACGTCGCGCGATTCGTGCGTCGAACCCCACGCAGCAAACCGTCCGAGGTGGACTTCGAGCAGTCCGTGCTGGGCGGAAAGCCGTCGAGCGCCAAGCAATTCCGGGAGCAGGCCCGCACCGCGCTGGCGGCCGGAGATCTCGACGGGTGTGTGGTCGCCGCGACCCGTGCCCTGACCCGACGCGCCTTCGAGCGCCGCTTGCTCGACGATGCCCCGTCGCTCACCGCACATGAGGTGGCCTCCCGTCTCACCACTCGCTTCCCGGCTCATGCGGATGAGTTACGCAGTTGCACGGACCTTTTCGACGCGATCGTGTACGGGGATCGGCACGCCACCGTCGAACAGGCCCGCGCGGTTCTCGAACTCGAAGACGAGATCTCCTCGGCAAAGCCCGCCACCGGAACCGACGCCGAGGCCGGTCGATTCGCGGTTCCCCGATGA
- a CDS encoding TfoX/Sxy family protein, whose amino-acid sequence MPYDEDLAYRIRALLATEGGVDEKTMFGGLAFLINGNMAVAASGRGGLMVRVKPEDTEGLLEYPHTEPMIMSGRETRGWLRVSDEGIAGERALSRWVSIGADYARNLPPKTK is encoded by the coding sequence GTGCCCTACGACGAGGACCTCGCCTACCGGATCCGCGCCCTACTGGCGACGGAGGGCGGAGTCGACGAGAAGACGATGTTCGGCGGGCTCGCCTTCCTCATCAACGGCAACATGGCAGTCGCCGCGAGCGGACGCGGCGGCCTGATGGTGCGCGTGAAACCCGAAGACACCGAGGGCCTGCTCGAATATCCGCACACCGAGCCGATGATCATGTCGGGACGTGAGACGCGGGGCTGGTTACGGGTCTCCGACGAAGGCATCGCCGGCGAACGTGCCCTGAGCCGTTGGGTTTCCATCGGCGCGGACTACGCACGCAACCTTCCGCCCAAGACCAAGTAG
- a CDS encoding RDD family protein, translated as MYGPVLPPQLGPAPGSLAWGRRSATVGVGRDDLVSGEAVALDLPPANLGLRILSGLIDVVLSLGILWGLGWLLDKVFFDVDAALTAALGVLCLVTAVVVVPTTVETASKGKSLGHLIVGLRTVRDDAGPIGFRHALSRALLGVVEIYSCFGFPALFTAATSQKSKRLGDMLAGTYVIRDRRRLEVPAPVDMPPQLAAWAGAADIATLPDPLAIMIRRFLGRREAMRPEPRERLARQLIFDVAPFVAPAPPPAPDEAVLCAVMAERRRRDSERLVREERLRERLLR; from the coding sequence ATGTACGGTCCCGTCCTTCCGCCCCAATTGGGGCCGGCCCCCGGATCGCTGGCCTGGGGGCGACGTAGCGCGACGGTCGGCGTCGGTCGTGACGATCTCGTGTCGGGTGAAGCGGTGGCCCTCGATCTCCCGCCCGCGAATCTGGGTCTCCGCATCCTGTCCGGGCTCATCGATGTGGTGCTGAGCCTCGGGATTCTCTGGGGTCTCGGCTGGCTACTGGACAAGGTGTTCTTTGACGTCGATGCGGCGTTGACCGCAGCCCTCGGGGTGCTGTGCCTGGTGACGGCCGTGGTCGTCGTCCCGACCACCGTGGAGACGGCGAGCAAGGGCAAGAGTCTCGGTCATCTCATCGTGGGTCTACGCACGGTTCGTGACGATGCCGGCCCCATCGGATTCCGGCATGCGCTGTCACGCGCGCTGCTGGGGGTCGTCGAGATCTACTCGTGCTTCGGGTTCCCGGCGCTCTTCACCGCTGCCACCTCACAGAAGAGCAAACGCCTCGGCGACATGCTCGCGGGCACCTACGTCATCCGCGATCGCCGGCGGCTCGAAGTTCCCGCACCAGTCGACATGCCGCCGCAGCTCGCGGCGTGGGCCGGGGCTGCCGACATCGCCACGCTTCCCGATCCGCTCGCCATCATGATCCGCCGATTCCTCGGCCGACGCGAAGCGATGCGACCCGAACCGCGCGAACGCCTTGCGCGCCAACTCATCTTCGACGTCGCACCGTTCGTCGCACCTGCTCCGCCACCCGCCCCCGACGAGGCGGTGCTGTGTGCGGTGATGGCCGAGCGCCGTCGACGCGACAGCGAGCGGCTGGTGCGAGAGGAGCGCCTGCGCGAGCGGCTGTTGCGGTGA
- a CDS encoding DUF58 domain-containing protein → MYLTGRFVALLLLGAVPTIIVPEYYIVALWIIGALVLAGVDFLAAGSTGALRIVRRPTDPIRLGESTSSTLIVENNSGRRFRGRLRDAWQPSAGATGNRHDLDIPGGERVAVRTGLTPTRRGDRLALRVTVRRRGPLGLAGRQHSLPMPGFVRALPPFGSRRHLPSRLARLRQLDGRSAVRIRGQGIEFDSLRDYVEGDDVRSIDWRATARRRSVVVRTWQPEKDRHIVIVLDTSRTSAGRVGDVPRLDAAMDAALLLAALATHAGDRVDLIAGDRRVHTRVVGVTGSSLLSSLVNAMTTLEPALLEADWPLLGAEVTKISRQRALLVLLTPLEPAAVEESLLAPLSVLAQRYRVVIGSVADPALGEMMTHRDDLEEIYDAAAAARTTLLRNRTATALGRLGVDVVDAPPERLPAALADHYLSLKSRGLL, encoded by the coding sequence ATGTATCTGACCGGACGTTTTGTCGCACTGCTACTCCTCGGGGCGGTGCCGACCATCATCGTGCCCGAGTATTACATTGTGGCCCTGTGGATTATCGGCGCCCTGGTCCTGGCCGGTGTCGATTTCCTCGCCGCCGGTTCGACTGGGGCGCTGCGGATCGTCCGACGGCCGACAGACCCGATCCGGCTCGGCGAATCGACGTCCAGCACACTGATCGTGGAGAACAACAGCGGCCGTCGCTTCCGCGGGCGGCTTCGCGACGCCTGGCAGCCGTCGGCGGGGGCCACCGGCAACCGGCATGATCTGGACATCCCGGGCGGGGAGCGTGTCGCGGTCAGGACCGGCCTCACCCCCACGCGACGCGGCGACCGCCTTGCGTTGCGCGTCACCGTCCGTCGTCGCGGACCGTTGGGTCTTGCCGGCCGCCAGCACAGTCTCCCGATGCCGGGATTTGTCCGTGCACTCCCCCCGTTCGGTTCACGCCGCCACCTGCCGTCGCGCCTGGCTCGGCTTCGACAGCTAGATGGTCGATCCGCGGTCCGTATCCGTGGTCAGGGCATCGAATTCGATTCGCTGCGTGACTATGTGGAAGGCGACGATGTTCGCAGCATCGATTGGCGGGCGACAGCTCGACGACGCTCCGTCGTGGTCCGAACGTGGCAGCCCGAGAAGGACCGGCACATTGTCATCGTGCTGGACACCTCGCGCACCTCGGCCGGTCGCGTGGGAGATGTCCCCCGCCTCGACGCGGCCATGGACGCCGCCCTGCTGCTCGCGGCATTGGCCACACATGCCGGCGATCGCGTCGACCTCATCGCCGGCGACCGGCGGGTGCACACCCGCGTCGTCGGCGTGACCGGATCGAGTCTGCTCAGTTCCCTGGTGAACGCGATGACCACACTGGAACCAGCTCTGCTGGAGGCGGATTGGCCGCTGCTGGGTGCCGAGGTCACCAAGATCAGCCGTCAGCGCGCGCTGCTGGTGTTGCTGACACCGCTCGAGCCCGCCGCGGTCGAGGAGTCGCTGCTGGCACCGCTGTCGGTCCTGGCCCAGCGTTATCGCGTGGTGATCGGCTCGGTGGCCGACCCGGCGCTCGGTGAGATGATGACACACCGCGACGACCTCGAAGAGATCTACGACGCTGCCGCCGCGGCCCGGACCACGTTGTTACGCAACCGGACTGCCACCGCACTCGGACGGCTCGGCGTCGACGTGGTGGATGCGCCCCCGGAACGACTGCCGGCCGCGCTCGCTGACCACTACCTGTCTCTCAAGTCGCGCGGACTCCTCTGA
- a CDS encoding HIT family protein codes for MAENCVFCGIVAGEIPATVVAQTETTYAFMDINPASDGHLLVIPRRHSKDLLEIPADDLTAVTLEAQRVARAVATELGADGVNLLNCCGADAWQTEFHFHLHVIPRYRDKTKDRLTLPWRPGQGGDADLRADLGGRLEAVLED; via the coding sequence ATGGCTGAAAACTGTGTGTTCTGCGGCATCGTGGCCGGCGAGATCCCGGCCACGGTGGTCGCGCAGACAGAGACGACATACGCGTTCATGGACATCAATCCCGCCTCCGACGGCCACCTGCTGGTGATTCCGCGTCGGCACAGCAAGGACCTCCTGGAGATCCCGGCCGACGACCTCACCGCGGTCACGCTGGAAGCGCAACGCGTCGCCCGCGCGGTGGCCACAGAACTCGGCGCCGACGGTGTGAACCTGCTCAACTGCTGTGGCGCCGACGCGTGGCAGACCGAGTTCCACTTCCACCTGCACGTCATTCCGCGGTACCGGGACAAGACCAAAGATCGGCTGACTCTCCCCTGGCGTCCGGGCCAGGGTGGCGACGCCGACCTCCGGGCCGACCTGGGTGGACGCCTGGAGGCAGTGTTGGAGGACTAG
- a CDS encoding stage II sporulation protein M — protein MDLDAYVNAHRATWERLDDLSRRRNLSGDEADEIIDAYQRVATHLSVIRSSAPDASLVAYLSALLARARSRAAGSKASTWADMGRFVAQTFPAALYRMRWWWLTVMGVSMALAVTITWWLIEHPAIEQYLTTPAQVDKLVNNDFEGYYSEYAATSFAAQVWTNNFWLAALCIALGVFGFPVVLMLVYNVANLAIVASIMIRHGRGDLFFGLILPHGMLELTCLFVAGGVGLRLFWAWVSPGPRTRVTALGEEGRSAIGVAIGLVVLLLISGVIEAFVTPSGLPTWARVGIGITVWIGFLAYVFTLGRWAHNAGQTGDISERDRGYEVPVAA, from the coding sequence ATGGATCTCGACGCCTATGTCAACGCACATCGTGCGACGTGGGAGCGGCTCGACGATCTGTCTCGCAGGCGAAACCTCTCGGGTGACGAAGCGGACGAGATCATCGACGCCTATCAGCGGGTGGCCACCCATCTGTCGGTGATCCGATCATCGGCGCCCGATGCGTCGCTGGTGGCCTATCTGTCGGCGTTGCTCGCTCGCGCCCGATCCCGTGCGGCAGGTAGCAAGGCGAGCACCTGGGCGGACATGGGCCGCTTTGTCGCACAGACGTTCCCGGCGGCGCTCTACCGTATGCGGTGGTGGTGGCTGACGGTGATGGGTGTGTCGATGGCGCTGGCTGTGACGATCACCTGGTGGCTGATCGAGCACCCGGCGATCGAGCAGTACCTGACAACCCCCGCGCAGGTGGACAAGCTCGTCAACAACGATTTCGAGGGCTACTACAGCGAATACGCGGCCACCTCGTTCGCCGCCCAGGTATGGACCAACAACTTCTGGCTGGCAGCACTATGTATTGCGTTGGGGGTCTTCGGGTTCCCCGTGGTCCTGATGCTCGTCTACAACGTGGCCAACCTCGCCATCGTCGCGTCGATCATGATTCGGCACGGTCGCGGTGACCTGTTCTTCGGGCTGATCCTGCCGCACGGCATGCTCGAGTTGACCTGCTTGTTCGTCGCCGGCGGCGTCGGCCTCCGGTTGTTCTGGGCGTGGGTGTCGCCCGGTCCACGCACCAGGGTGACCGCGCTCGGTGAGGAGGGACGATCGGCCATCGGTGTCGCGATCGGACTCGTGGTACTCCTCCTGATCAGTGGTGTGATCGAGGCATTCGTGACACCGTCGGGGTTGCCCACCTGGGCCCGCGTGGGTATCGGCATCACCGTGTGGATCGGCTTCCTCGCCTACGTTTTCACCCTCGGCCGCTGGGCGCACAACGCCGGGCAGACCGGCGACATCAGCGAAAGAGATCGCGGGTACGAGGTACCCGTCGCCGCGTGA
- a CDS encoding DUF4350 domain-containing protein, with translation MSAPVVAPPAAPPHAPRSSRRWIGWTILGVVVGVILIALLLLAIGLAGRPDQSAGDPLDPANPGPVGTKALVSVIDDHGVDVEITRGIDALDDADRPGPDTTVVISNADTLTSDTAAHVLDRVRNARRLIVVGSSGPGLDSLGLPVTTGLLPADGQPMQAGCDVPGIAPTDQVSGVEHSYVATGPGAVGCFVQQGQAGIVVLPPTPGRPETMVMSGEMLSNEHLGLDDNAGVSISTIASTDKVLWYVARYEKLPKKEGQTPDIPRALGPLIALSVFVVLAVMLWRGRRFGPLVSEPLPAVVKAIETTAARARMYRRARAGSRAAATLRIQTLSSLAGYLGLPYDPAAALAALAQPGHVRDTATPATVAEPTVGAIVEAVAAATGRDPMQVSALLVGPLPTYDDDLVVFITELTALEKEVHRTP, from the coding sequence ATGAGCGCTCCTGTGGTGGCGCCGCCTGCCGCTCCTCCCCACGCCCCCCGATCCTCACGCCGGTGGATCGGATGGACGATCCTCGGTGTCGTTGTCGGCGTCATCCTGATCGCTCTGCTGCTCCTCGCGATCGGCCTTGCCGGACGCCCCGATCAATCCGCCGGTGACCCCCTCGATCCCGCGAATCCGGGCCCCGTCGGGACCAAGGCACTGGTCTCGGTGATCGATGATCACGGCGTCGACGTCGAGATCACGCGCGGGATCGACGCGTTGGACGATGCGGACCGCCCCGGGCCGGACACCACCGTCGTCATCTCGAATGCCGACACACTCACCTCCGACACCGCCGCCCACGTGCTGGACCGGGTGCGCAACGCGCGCCGGTTGATCGTCGTCGGGTCGTCCGGTCCCGGGCTCGACAGCCTCGGGCTCCCCGTGACCACCGGCCTGCTGCCCGCGGATGGGCAGCCGATGCAAGCGGGCTGTGACGTGCCCGGCATCGCGCCAACCGATCAGGTGAGCGGTGTGGAACACAGTTACGTCGCAACCGGTCCCGGCGCCGTCGGCTGCTTCGTGCAACAGGGGCAGGCCGGCATCGTCGTACTCCCCCCGACGCCGGGACGCCCGGAGACCATGGTCATGTCCGGTGAGATGCTCAGCAACGAGCATCTCGGCCTCGACGACAACGCCGGTGTCTCGATCAGCACAATCGCGTCGACCGACAAGGTTCTCTGGTACGTCGCGCGCTATGAAAAGCTCCCGAAGAAGGAGGGACAGACCCCGGACATCCCGCGTGCGCTGGGTCCGCTGATCGCGCTGTCGGTGTTCGTGGTACTCGCCGTGATGCTCTGGCGTGGCAGACGATTCGGACCACTGGTGAGCGAGCCGCTCCCGGCGGTGGTGAAGGCGATCGAGACCACTGCGGCCCGCGCCCGTATGTATCGTCGCGCACGCGCCGGTAGCCGCGCCGCCGCGACGCTGCGCATCCAGACCCTCAGTTCACTCGCCGGCTACCTCGGTCTGCCCTACGATCCCGCCGCGGCCTTGGCAGCGCTCGCCCAACCAGGCCACGTGCGTGACACCGCTACGCCCGCAACGGTTGCCGAGCCCACTGTCGGCGCCATCGTCGAAGCCGTGGCCGCCGCCACCGGACGCGACCCGATGCAAGTGAGCGCCTTGCTCGTCGGCCCCCTACCCACCTACGACGACGATCTCGTCGTGTTCATCACGGAACTGACCGCCCTCGAGAAGGAAGTCCACCGCACACCATGA
- a CDS encoding AAA family ATPase: MSFESPQPAHPGQPPFPPGPTHQFTKPAPTDNPARPASDNPARTALNAVRAEVAKAVVGQDPAVAGILIALLCRGHILLEGVPGVAKTLLVRSVATTLDVDTKRVQFTPDLMPGDITGSLVFDNATSEFTFREGPVFTNLLLADEINRTPPKTQASLLEAMEERQVSVDGVPRPLPRPFLVAATQNPVEYEGTYPLPEAQLDRFLLKVTLPLPPRDDEITVLTRHAAGFDPRDLGAAGLRAVASGADIEAGADQVRRVSISPQVAAYIVDIARATRISPSLALGVSPRGATALLGTSRAWAWMNGRDFVTPDDVQALAQSTLAHRLSLRPEAELEGVSVAAVLDTAIRSVPVPR, encoded by the coding sequence ATGAGTTTCGAGTCCCCTCAACCCGCACATCCCGGGCAGCCACCGTTCCCGCCGGGCCCCACGCACCAGTTCACCAAACCCGCGCCCACCGACAACCCGGCCCGGCCGGCCTCGGACAACCCCGCTCGTACGGCGCTCAACGCCGTCCGTGCGGAGGTCGCCAAAGCCGTTGTCGGACAGGACCCCGCGGTCGCCGGAATCCTCATCGCGCTGTTGTGCCGCGGCCACATCCTGCTCGAAGGCGTTCCGGGCGTTGCCAAGACGCTGCTGGTACGGTCCGTGGCCACCACACTCGACGTGGACACCAAACGTGTCCAGTTCACCCCGGACCTGATGCCGGGCGACATCACCGGCTCCCTCGTCTTCGACAACGCGACTTCGGAGTTCACCTTCCGCGAGGGCCCGGTGTTCACCAACCTGTTGCTCGCCGACGAGATCAACCGCACCCCACCCAAGACGCAGGCATCGCTGCTCGAGGCGATGGAGGAGCGGCAGGTCTCGGTGGACGGTGTGCCGCGGCCGCTGCCCCGGCCGTTCCTGGTGGCCGCCACCCAGAACCCGGTGGAGTACGAGGGCACCTACCCGCTGCCGGAAGCCCAGCTCGACAGGTTCCTGCTCAAGGTGACGCTCCCCCTGCCGCCGCGGGACGACGAGATCACCGTGCTCACCCGGCACGCTGCCGGATTCGACCCACGCGATCTCGGTGCCGCCGGCCTGCGTGCCGTGGCCTCCGGCGCCGACATCGAAGCCGGCGCCGACCAGGTCCGACGCGTCAGCATCTCGCCACAGGTGGCGGCGTATATCGTCGACATCGCCCGGGCGACAAGGATTTCCCCCTCGCTGGCCCTCGGGGTGAGCCCGCGCGGCGCCACCGCTCTGCTGGGTACCAGTCGCGCGTGGGCCTGGATGAACGGACGCGACTTCGTGACGCCCGACGACGTGCAGGCACTGGCACAATCCACGCTGGCCCACCGCCTTTCGCTGCGACCCGAGGCCGAGCTGGAGGGCGTGTCGGTCGCCGCGGTGTTGGATACGGCGATCCGCTCGGTTCCCGTGCCCCGCTGA